The following are encoded in a window of Methanococcoides sp. LMO-2 genomic DNA:
- a CDS encoding PAS domain S-box protein translates to MATYLETQRSILENEISLKNQAIESSINAIALTDLNGEIIYINKPFLKLFDVSNKKNFLKNHSTSFWNEQTEAIEIIKNIHQTEFWSGEIEVTKTNGSKIITLFSANAIKSKAGKSIAIMISIIDISKEKELEKDLETIFNSINDEIAIFALDGHFLEANRVTFERLGYSKSELTQMSVMDVTPPEYRENLRKQVLEKLERGGGIIETVSRHKDGSLIPIELNIQSIEYKGKPAIITVARDTTDRKKAENALKASEEKYSNLVENGNDGIIIIQDNLLKYINQKFENMAGYSKDEILGRSFFDIVSEEDRDITLNRHKKRFTHSDFTNNYEIEILSKNGKRVPVEISGSIIDYEGRPANMAIIRDITERKKLKQKIRETDIKNEAILNALPDLIFQCNKEGTILDFRPSTEIDTYVQPKDFLDKNVKEVLPEDIAAKVISSIDQAIKTKELQRFYYELRTNRKLNYFEARVVLTGEDSTLAIISDITDRKLAEIKLKKSEEKYSALVENGNDGILIVQDDLVKYANSKMTEMVGYSLKEAIGSPFLEYVHENHRELVFDKYEKKLKVGNEIRSRYEFDILSKDGGKI, encoded by the coding sequence ATGGCTACATATTTGGAAACACAAAGATCAATACTTGAAAATGAAATATCATTAAAAAATCAGGCTATTGAATCAAGCATTAATGCCATTGCTTTAACAGACCTAAATGGGGAGATTATTTACATAAACAAACCTTTTTTAAAATTATTCGATGTTAGTAATAAAAAGAATTTTTTGAAGAACCATTCGACCAGCTTCTGGAACGAACAAACCGAAGCAATAGAAATTATAAAAAATATTCATCAAACAGAGTTTTGGTCTGGAGAAATTGAAGTTACAAAAACGAACGGTTCAAAGATTATAACATTATTCTCTGCCAATGCCATAAAGAGCAAAGCAGGCAAATCAATTGCCATAATGATATCGATTATTGATATTTCCAAAGAAAAAGAATTGGAAAAAGATCTCGAAACAATCTTTAATTCTATTAATGATGAAATTGCAATATTTGCACTTGATGGGCACTTCTTAGAAGCTAACAGAGTTACGTTTGAGAGATTGGGATATAGTAAAAGTGAATTGACCCAGATGTCGGTAATGGATGTAACACCGCCTGAATATAGAGAGAACTTGCGCAAGCAGGTACTTGAAAAATTAGAAAGAGGAGGTGGAATCATTGAAACTGTCAGCAGGCATAAAGATGGTTCATTGATTCCAATCGAACTCAATATCCAATCTATTGAGTACAAAGGAAAACCTGCCATCATAACTGTTGCCAGAGATACAACCGATCGTAAAAAGGCAGAAAATGCCTTGAAAGCAAGCGAGGAAAAATATTCGAATCTTGTTGAAAATGGAAATGACGGAATAATCATAATTCAGGATAATTTACTAAAATATATAAACCAAAAATTTGAAAATATGGCAGGGTATTCAAAAGATGAAATACTCGGTAGATCATTTTTTGATATTGTTTCAGAAGAAGATCGAGACATCACATTGAACAGGCATAAAAAAAGATTTACCCATAGCGATTTTACCAATAATTATGAGATAGAGATATTGTCAAAGAATGGTAAACGTGTTCCAGTAGAGATCAGCGGATCAATTATCGATTATGAAGGCAGGCCTGCAAATATGGCAATTATACGCGATATAACTGAGAGAAAGAAGCTGAAACAAAAAATAAGAGAAACTGACATTAAAAACGAAGCAATCCTTAATGCTTTACCTGATCTAATCTTTCAATGCAATAAAGAAGGAACTATTCTTGACTTCCGCCCATCAACTGAAATAGATACATATGTTCAACCTAAAGACTTTTTGGATAAAAATGTCAAAGAAGTGTTGCCAGAAGATATTGCAGCTAAAGTAATTTCATCGATCGACCAAGCCATCAAAACAAAAGAATTACAGCGTTTTTATTACGAACTTAGGACAAATAGAAAGTTGAATTACTTTGAAGCCCGGGTTGTGCTTACCGGAGAAGACTCCACATTAGCTATTATATCAGACATTACTGATCGTAAGTTAGCAGAGATCAAGCTGAAGAAAAGTGAAGAGAAATATTCAGCTCTCGTAGAAAATGGGAATGATGGCATCCTCATTGTTCAAGACGATTTAGTAAAATATGCAAATTCAAAAATGACAGAGATGGTTGGATATAGTCTTAAAGAAGCAATTGGAAGCCCTTTTTTAGAATATGTACATGAAAATCACCGAGAATTGGTTTTCGATAAATATGAAAAGAAATTAAAAGTAGGAAATGAAATTCGGTCCAGATATGAGTTCGACATTCTTTCCAAAGATGGGGGGAAAATATAG
- a CDS encoding PAS domain S-box protein, whose amino-acid sequence MAILRDISKRKEMIEALQASEKKFKDIFNNSNDSISIYELNGNIIEVNKVACRLTGYTRNEILKKQITDLVHPDHSSKLIDDIKKLHKEKYSIFETLALSKNGNTTPIELSNRIIEYEGRVSVLSIARDITERKRLTDELKRKNKLLQVKLDYLSSSESELEELTLLDIIDPEHLQKIQDSFSKANRVASIITKIDGTPITRPSNFSKICQIVRNTEAGERNCYRSDMILGEKANKVMEPSYGRCHSLGLIDASAPIIVGGQHVANWLVGQVNVEKMEPASVENYARKIGADVDEMLDAYNEIRYMSQEQFENILHLLSLFAKEISTLGYNNLKLLKEINERKVAEKELRESETKYREVVSSIDALFWKADVDENGGFINTYMSPFANRLLGIDTENKEQNWQSFFNYAHPDDLPIILQNMNETVNRKCALNDYEYRIIRPDGTQLWLHEKAISTINSEGKVQLFGTTVDITELKNVHDELVVERDRAQKYFDVAKVIMLVLGTDRNVVQINNKGCEILGYEKENIVGKNWCENFLPEEFCEQVEKQIEYLISDNKKKIEYHENPILNSSGEERWIAWNVSVLYNKNS is encoded by the coding sequence ATGGCTATCTTGCGTGATATAAGCAAAAGAAAAGAAATGATAGAGGCACTTCAGGCATCTGAAAAGAAATTCAAAGATATTTTCAACAATTCTAATGATTCAATTTCTATATATGAGCTAAATGGTAACATTATTGAAGTGAACAAAGTTGCTTGCAGATTAACTGGTTACACACGAAATGAAATATTAAAGAAGCAAATTACGGATTTAGTTCATCCCGACCATAGTTCAAAACTAATTGATGACATAAAAAAACTTCATAAAGAAAAATACTCAATATTTGAAACTCTGGCCCTTTCAAAAAATGGAAACACTACCCCTATTGAACTAAGTAATCGCATTATTGAATATGAAGGAAGAGTTTCCGTACTTAGTATTGCCAGAGATATCACAGAACGCAAAAGGTTAACTGATGAACTGAAGAGAAAAAATAAATTACTCCAGGTAAAACTTGATTACCTATCTTCATCCGAAAGTGAACTTGAAGAGCTAACACTACTTGATATAATAGATCCTGAACATCTTCAAAAGATACAGGATTCATTTTCAAAGGCAAATAGAGTAGCTTCCATAATTACCAAAATTGATGGCACCCCCATTACCAGACCAAGCAATTTCTCAAAGATCTGCCAGATAGTACGCAACACTGAAGCTGGAGAAAGGAACTGCTATAGATCCGATATGATATTAGGAGAGAAAGCCAACAAGGTCATGGAACCCAGTTATGGCAGATGTCACAGCCTTGGACTTATAGATGCCAGTGCTCCGATAATCGTTGGTGGACAACATGTTGCAAACTGGCTTGTCGGACAGGTCAATGTGGAAAAAATGGAACCAGCATCAGTAGAGAACTACGCCAGAAAAATTGGGGCAGATGTGGATGAAATGCTGGATGCATACAATGAGATCCGCTACATGTCTCAGGAACAGTTCGAGAATATATTGCATTTGCTATCATTGTTTGCAAAGGAAATATCCACACTGGGATATAATAATCTTAAACTGTTAAAAGAGATAAACGAACGCAAGGTCGCAGAAAAAGAGCTAAGGGAAAGCGAAACAAAATACAGGGAAGTTGTTTCATCAATTGATGCCCTTTTCTGGAAAGCTGATGTCGACGAGAATGGAGGTTTCATTAACACGTACATGTCACCTTTTGCAAATCGGTTGCTGGGAATTGATACAGAAAATAAAGAGCAGAACTGGCAGTCATTTTTTAACTATGCGCATCCGGATGACCTTCCAATAATACTGCAAAATATGAATGAAACAGTAAATAGAAAATGTGCATTAAATGACTATGAATATAGGATCATAAGGCCAGATGGAACTCAATTATGGTTGCATGAAAAAGCGATATCAACCATAAATTCAGAAGGTAAAGTCCAGCTATTTGGAACTACTGTAGACATAACAGAACTTAAAAACGTTCATGATGAGCTAGTTGTAGAAAGAGATCGTGCACAAAAGTATTTTGATGTGGCCAAGGTCATTATGCTGGTTCTGGGAACCGACAGGAATGTAGTTCAAATCAATAACAAAGGTTGTGAGATCCTTGGTTATGAAAAAGAAAATATTGTCGGTAAGAACTGGTGTGAGAACTTCCTTCCTGAAGAATTCTGTGAGCAGGTCGAAAAACAAATTGAATATTTGATATCAGATAATAAGAAAAAAATCGAATATCATGAGAATCCTATTCTGAACTCTTCCGGTGAAGAAAGATGGATAGCATGGAATGTTTCTGTACTATATAACAAAAATAGTTAG
- a CDS encoding HAMP domain-containing sensor histidine kinase yields the protein MLNTKIASEVANRSKSEFLANMSHELRTPLNSVIGFSDILSNEVYGNLNEKQMRYTENIHKSGQNLLKIINNILDLSAIEARSSELNYEKFILCEVLKEVRKNALPLATQKNISIEMDIEKMILIDGDKNKIKQIINNVLNNAIKFNNNGGSVFVKARNIDNEINILVKDTGIGIPEKEIGKMFDPFYQIDGSSSRDYGGNGIGLALVKHFVEMHKGDVWIESDEGLGTEVHIKLPAEQRI from the coding sequence TTGCTTAATACAAAGATAGCCTCTGAAGTTGCAAATCGCTCAAAGAGTGAGTTTTTGGCAAACATGAGCCATGAACTCAGAACTCCACTTAATTCTGTAATTGGTTTTTCCGACATATTGTCTAATGAGGTTTATGGAAATCTCAATGAAAAGCAAATGAGATATACAGAAAATATCCACAAGAGCGGACAGAACCTGTTGAAGATCATAAACAATATACTCGACCTATCTGCTATAGAAGCAAGATCAAGCGAGCTAAATTACGAGAAGTTTATTTTATGCGAGGTCCTCAAAGAGGTTCGTAAAAATGCACTTCCTCTTGCAACACAGAAGAATATATCCATAGAAATGGATATTGAGAAAATGATCCTGATAGATGGTGACAAAAACAAGATCAAGCAGATAATCAACAATGTTTTGAACAATGCTATCAAATTCAACAATAATGGCGGTTCGGTCTTTGTCAAAGCACGAAACATTGATAATGAAATAAATATTCTGGTAAAGGATACAGGAATCGGTATTCCTGAAAAAGAGATCGGAAAAATGTTCGACCCTTTCTATCAGATAGATGGTTCATCATCACGCGATTATGGAGGAAATGGAATTGGACTTGCTCTTGTAAAGCATTTTGTTGAAATGCACAAGGGAGATGTCTGGATCGAAAGTGATGAAGGATTGGGAACTGAAGTTCATATCAAACTTCCTGCTGAACAAAGGATTTAA
- a CDS encoding sensor histidine kinase: protein MGSEKEYRMIFEKSPLGIMYFDRDGVVTLCNERSSRIFGKDKKDIIGFDVLSFFNTEQVGVAIERVLSGESVTYEDESLTGSNGSPVQVEVHCSPDMSEDGSIGGGICMIEDITQRKDLEDTLKLDESRLETLLELEQMMDAPMQEIADFVHEEAVRLTGSTIGYLAFLNEDESVLTMHTWSNSVMKECTVPDRKFVYDVKKIGLWGEPIRQRKPVIISNYEMPHPLKRGYPEGHVELTNYMAVPVFEGSRIVATAGVGNKDGEYDASDVRQLTLLMQGLWRLIQRRESIEVLKKYAEDLEHSNELKELFSDIMRHDLLNPAGIVKGYAELLLEMEDDEKKQEMVRTIDRNNKKLIDMIENAARFAKLDTFEDIEFQEMDLALIIEGVIGNFHPNIEEKKMLVEFDHQGSYAVKANPMIEEVFSNLLSNAIKYSPEKERIIFSISDAGDEWMVSVTDRGDGVPDENKPELFERFKRVTKKGIKGTGLGLAIVKKIVDLHGGSVGVVDNPDGQGSVFWVTLRKWV from the coding sequence ATGGGATCCGAAAAGGAATATCGCATGATATTTGAGAAATCCCCTCTAGGGATCATGTATTTTGACCGTGACGGTGTCGTTACACTTTGCAATGAAAGGTCTTCCAGGATCTTTGGTAAAGACAAAAAAGACATCATCGGTTTTGATGTTTTATCTTTTTTTAATACTGAACAGGTCGGGGTTGCTATAGAGAGAGTGCTTTCAGGAGAGTCTGTTACTTATGAGGATGAATCTCTGACCGGTTCGAACGGTTCGCCTGTACAGGTAGAAGTGCATTGCAGTCCTGACATGTCGGAAGATGGCTCTATCGGTGGTGGTATCTGCATGATAGAGGATATCACACAAAGAAAAGATCTTGAAGATACACTGAAACTGGATGAATCCCGGCTTGAAACTCTTCTGGAACTTGAGCAGATGATGGATGCTCCCATGCAGGAGATCGCAGATTTTGTTCATGAAGAAGCTGTCCGGCTTACCGGCAGCACGATCGGATACCTTGCATTTCTGAACGAGGATGAATCTGTTCTTACAATGCATACATGGTCGAACAGTGTGATGAAAGAATGCACTGTGCCTGATCGTAAGTTCGTCTATGACGTGAAGAAGATCGGTCTCTGGGGTGAACCGATAAGGCAACGGAAACCTGTTATAATCAGCAACTATGAAATGCCTCATCCTCTCAAGAGGGGGTATCCTGAAGGTCATGTGGAACTCACAAATTACATGGCAGTCCCCGTTTTTGAAGGTAGCAGGATAGTCGCAACTGCTGGTGTTGGTAACAAGGATGGGGAGTATGATGCTTCTGATGTTCGCCAGCTGACATTACTGATGCAGGGCTTGTGGAGACTTATCCAGCGCAGGGAATCGATTGAGGTACTTAAGAAGTATGCAGAGGATCTTGAACATTCAAACGAGCTAAAGGAGTTGTTCTCCGATATCATGAGACACGATCTGTTGAATCCTGCAGGTATCGTCAAAGGCTATGCCGAGCTTCTGCTTGAGATGGAGGATGATGAAAAGAAGCAGGAGATGGTTCGGACAATCGATCGCAACAACAAGAAGTTGATCGACATGATCGAGAATGCAGCAAGGTTCGCAAAACTGGATACTTTTGAGGATATCGAATTCCAGGAAATGGATCTGGCTCTTATTATTGAGGGTGTGATCGGAAATTTTCATCCCAATATCGAAGAGAAAAAGATGCTCGTTGAATTTGACCATCAGGGCTCTTATGCTGTAAAGGCGAACCCGATGATCGAGGAAGTGTTCTCAAATCTGCTTTCCAATGCGATAAAGTACAGCCCTGAAAAAGAAAGGATCATCTTTTCCATTTCAGATGCCGGTGATGAGTGGATGGTATCAGTAACGGATCGGGGTGATGGTGTTCCTGATGAGAACAAGCCGGAACTGTTCGAGCGCTTCAAGCGTGTCACGAAAAAGGGAATAAAAGGTACAGGGCTTGGTCTTGCAATTGTTAAGAAGATCGTTGATCTTCATGGTGGGAGTGTTGGAGTTGTGGACAATCCTGATGGGCAGGGAAGTGTCTTTTGGGTTACTTTGAGGAAATGGGTTTGA
- a CDS encoding DUF7662 domain-containing protein, which translates to MGKYSNLGIYLGNQNETRVQLTFSKIDEILGFSLPPAARNHPAWWTNDKDRTHAMDGWLGQGWKAKVDLEMQQVSFINPENILHAKAKTRAIRSTTTDAHDFQNQVLDVMSGFYSKELVTDQFPGIPTSIAMISNDKEIVGYAQYIAMDNDKTLPTTKFSVIAEHVWLLEKAAALHKFLVFGNDRRVPEEWLKRYGHLVYDVNFFYYSLEDDRLERFVFE; encoded by the coding sequence ATGGGTAAATATTCAAATCTTGGGATATATCTTGGCAATCAAAATGAAACTCGAGTCCAACTTACTTTTTCAAAAATTGATGAAATATTAGGTTTTTCATTACCACCTGCTGCCAGGAACCACCCCGCATGGTGGACCAATGACAAAGATAGAACTCATGCAATGGATGGGTGGCTTGGTCAGGGATGGAAAGCCAAAGTGGATTTAGAAATGCAGCAAGTGAGTTTTATCAATCCGGAAAATATCCTCCATGCAAAAGCCAAGACTAGGGCTATAAGATCTACAACAACAGATGCCCATGATTTCCAAAACCAGGTACTTGATGTAATGTCCGGCTTTTATTCAAAGGAGCTTGTTACAGATCAATTTCCGGGAATTCCAACGTCTATTGCCATGATCTCCAATGATAAAGAGATAGTTGGTTATGCACAGTACATTGCAATGGATAACGATAAGACCCTACCAACAACAAAGTTCTCCGTCATTGCCGAACATGTATGGTTGTTAGAAAAAGCTGCTGCATTACATAAGTTTTTGGTCTTTGGAAATGACCGCCGCGTTCCTGAGGAATGGCTAAAAAGATATGGACATCTCGTATATGATGTTAATTTTTTCTATTATAGCCTTGAAGATGATAGATTGGAAAGATTTGTTTTTGAATGA